A portion of the Juglans microcarpa x Juglans regia isolate MS1-56 chromosome 1D, Jm3101_v1.0, whole genome shotgun sequence genome contains these proteins:
- the LOC121248756 gene encoding geraniol 8-hydroxylase-like: MDFLSLLLCAIFTCILVHSLNSLLGWKKRSTIKYPPGPNGFPIIGNLFELGDKPHMSLAKLSQIHGPIMSLKLGCITTVVISSPTMAKEVLQTHDISFSNRTVPDALRSYKHDEFGLPWMPVSSRWRSIRKICNLHMFSGKKLDGNHHLRRSKVQELLSEVQKCCDAGCAVAIGEVAFGTSLNFLSSTIFSMDLDSQPGSGSVRDFKTLVRHMTEAGGKPNLADYFPILRKIDPQGIRSRLNIFTGEMMQLFNHMIAVRLQLRKVPGYVTSNDMLDSLLDISENNSEEIDTSRIEHLLLDLFVAGTDTTASTLEFSMAELLRNPETLMKARAELENTIGKGNPLQESDISRLPYLQAIVKETFRLHPTAPLLIPRKAPDADTAIAGFTVPKGAQVLVNAWAIGRDPSTWDNPISFEPGRFLRSDIDVRGQNFELIPFGAGRRICPGLPLAIRMIHLMLGSLIHSFDWKLEDGVSPEDLNMEDKFGITLQMAHPLRAVPILR; the protein is encoded by the exons ATGGATTTCTTAAGTCTCCTGCTATGCGCTATCTTTACCTGTATTTTGGTTCATTCTCTCAACTCCTTATTAGGTTGGAAAAAACGAAGTACAATCAAGTATCCACCGGGACCGAACGGTTTTCCAATCATTGGAAACCTCTTTGAACTTGGTGACAAACCCCACATGTCCCTTGCCAAGCTTTCCCAGATTCATGGTCCCATAATGTCTTTAAAACTGGGCTGCATAACCACAGTGGTGATTTCTTCCCCAACAATGGCCAAAGAAGTCCTCCAAACACATGACATCTCCTTCTCCAATCGAACCGTCCCTGACGCACTCCGTTCTTACAAACATGATGAGTTTGGTCTACCTTGGATGCCGGTGTCTTCACGCTGGAGAAGCATTCGAAAGATATGCAACTTGCACATGTTTTCCGGTAAGAAACTTGATGGCAACCACCACCTCCGCCGGAGTAAAGTCCAGGAGCTGTTATCGGAAGTTCAAAAGTGTTGTGACGCCGGTTGTGCAGTAGCGATCGGTGAAGTAGCTTTCGGTACATCATTAAACTTCTTATCGAGCACCATTTTCTCGATGGATTTGGACTCCCAGCCTGGTTCTGGTTCGGTACGAGATTTCAAAACTCTTGTGAGGCATATGACGGAAGCAGGAGGAAAACCTAACTTGGCGGATTACTTCCCTATACTCCGTAAGATTGACCCTCAAGGAATAAGGAGCCGTCTCAATATTTTCACCGGGGAGATGATGCAGCTCTTTAACCACATGATTGCTGTACGGTTGCAGCTAAGGAAAGTGCCTGGATATGTTACTTCCAATGATATGTTAGACTCTCTTCTCGACATCAGCGAAAATAACAGCGAGGAAATTGATACATCTCGTATTGAGCATCTGTTACTG GACTTGTTTGTAGCGGGTACTGATACGACTGCAAGCACTTTGGAATTTTCAATGGCGGAGCTACTTCGAAACCCAGAAACCCTAATGAAAGCTCGAGCGGAGCTGGAGAACACTATTGGCAAAGGCAACCCTCTCCAAGAATCAGACATATCTCGGCTACCATATTTACAAGCAATTGTTAAAGAGACCTTTCGCTTACACCCCACAGCACCCTTGTTAATCCCACGCAAAGCGCCTGACGCAGACACTGCCATAGCTGGTTTCACGGTCCCTAAAGGTGCACAAGTACTTGTGAATGCATGGGCCATTGGCCGAGACCCAAGCACTTGGGATAACCCAATCTCTTTTGAGCCGGGAAGGTTCTTGAGGTCAGATATCGATGTTAGAGGACAGAACTTTGAGCTGATTCCATTTGGTGCTGGGCGGAGAATTTGTCCTGGGTTGCCTTTGGCAATTCGGATGATTCACTTGATGTTGGGTTCTCTAATTCACTCCTTTGATTGGAAGCTCGAAGATGGTGTCTCACCCGAAGACCTGAACATGGAAGATAAATTTGGGATCACGTTGCAGATGGCTCATCCCCTGCGGGCTGTCCCTATCCTTCGCTGA